A single Pan troglodytes isolate AG18354 chromosome X, NHGRI_mPanTro3-v2.0_pri, whole genome shotgun sequence DNA region contains:
- the SLC25A5 gene encoding ADP/ATP translocase 2, producing MTDAAVSFAKDFLAGGVAAAISKTAVAPIERVKLLLQVQHASKQITADKQYKGIIDCVVRIPKEQGVLSFWRGNLANVIRYFPTQALNFAFKDKYKQIFLGGVDKRTQFWRYFAGNLASGGAAGATSLCFVYPLDFARTRLAADVGKAGAEREFRGLGDCLVKIYKSDGIKGLYQGFNVSVQGIIIYRAAYFGIYDTAKGMLPDPKNTHIVISWMIAQTVTAVAGLTSYPFDTVRRRMMMQSGRKGTDIMYTGTLDCWRKIARDEGGKAFFKGAWSNVLRGMGGAFVLVLYDEIKKYT from the exons ATGACAGATGCCGCTGTGTCCTTCGCCAAGGACTTCCTGGCAGGTGGAGTGGCCGCAGCCATCTCCAAGACGGCGGTAGCGCCCATCGAGCGGGTCAAGCTGCTGCTGCAG GTGCAGCATGCCAGCAAGCAGATCACTGCAGATAAGCAATACAAAGGCATTATAGACTGCGTGGTCCGTATTCCCAAGGAGCAGGGAGTTCTGTCCTTCTGGCGCGGTAACCTGGCCAATGTCATCAGATACTTCCCCACCCAGGCTCTTAACTTCGCCTTCAAAGATAAATACAAGCAGATCTTCCTGGGTGGTGTGGACAAGAGAACCCAGTTTTGGCGCTACTTTGCAGGGAATCTGGCATCGGGTGGTGCCGCAGGGGCCACATCCCTGTGTTTTGTGTACCCTCTTGATTTTGCCCGTACCCGTCTAGCAGCTGATGTGGGTAAAGCTGGAGCTGAAAGGGAATTCCGAGGCCTCGGTGACTGCCTGGTTAAGATCTACAAATCTGATGGGATTAAGGGCCTGTACCAAGGCTTTAACGTGTCTGTGCAGGGTATTATCATCTACCGAGCCGCCTACTTCGGTATCTATGACACTGCAAAGG GAATGCTTCCGGATCCCAAGAACACTCACATCGTTATCAGCTGGATGATCGCACAGACTGTCACTGCTGTTGCCGGGTTGACTTCCTATCCATTTGACACCGTTCGCCGCCGCATGATGATGCAGTCAGGGCGCAAAGGAA CTGACATCATGTACACAGGCACGCTTGACTGCTGGAGGAAGATTGCTCGTGATGAAGGAGGCAAAGCTTTTTTCAAGGGTGCATGGTCCAATGTTCTCAGAGGCATGGGTGGTGCTTTTGTGCTTGTCTTGTATGATGAAATCAAGAAGTACACATAA